The stretch of DNA AACCTCCTCTACCACTTCCACatccagctgtggcagggggcTCAGAACTCGCTCCTCACTGCAGGTGCTCTGACAGGACACAATTTCAGGGCTCCCACAGACATGCTGGTTCTCAGGTAGCCTCTCTTCTGAGTATGCCCTGAAACGATAGTCTTCATCCAGAGTGGAAAATATGACCTCCTGCCTCTGGTTCCTCTCTTCATAAAAGCCAAAGCACTGAGGCACTGAGCTGGAGAAATTCCCATAGCCAAATGGAGCTCTGAGTGGGAATGTACTGCAAGGGAAGAGATTCAAAGTTGGCTTTCAGAAATGCAGGGCTGCACAATGACACTGATGTACAGTGCTACTCAGCTTATcctgtcttttaaaatacacagattTAAAACCATGCCTCAGTTCAGCACTAGGGCCATAGCAAGAGCTGTTCAGATTCCATTTCTGTGCATAAGCATTTCTTCAACTTCATGCACACAAGAGGTTGCTCTGAGGACAAACATAAACCCCACTGTATTTATCAATCAGATGATACCACAGATAAATCAGCAAGCAGTGAGTTAACCAACATACTCAGATTAATAAAGCATCAAAAGTCAGTTTGTGTAATTTCTGTATGCCAAAATTTGTGACAGACCTGGGGTAAAATGCTCTTATTTATAATCTTTAGTGAGTTCTTGCATCTGTTACACTGTTATCAAACAGGACAGAGAATCCTTGTGCCTAATCCTCAATGCTAATATTTAAAGAATGCACAgtgataaatttttaaaaagtaaccaCATAGTAAATTGCAGGAAGTTACTATGTCAAATGGAACTGTATTCCTCCAGTGGCAGATGCTTGAATTTTTATTCTGATGCAGAATGACACAGGGATTGTAATTTACAGTGTTTCAGAGAAATTCACTACATTGGGAAGAACACAAAATATGTGAAGTAGTAGAGCTCCACAGTGCAGGCACTGTAAAGGCATTGCTAGAATATCTATTGAGGTTTCAAGGGGACTATTCATCATTCCAAtctaatatttaaatttttagtgCATATGTCTGCCCTTTCAATTCAGAAATCATTACTCATGTATGCAAGAAATGAGTTTATAGGACAGAGGACTTATAAATCGTTGTATTATAAACACTCTGGTGTTAGCAAACCTGACAGCCTTCAGAAGTCCATTAATGTGTGAAATCAGAACAGTAGTCTTTTATGCTACAGGAACTCTTCTCTCTCAGAGGCCTCACAAAACTGTCTCATTTCAGACACCAAGGGCTGAGCAAAGATCATTTTTAGCCATTTTGGGAATATGTGTCCTGTGTTTCTTTAAAGAATCTCAAAAATAGAAATGTCTAGTATTACACTCATCAGCTCATGAAGTTCTTCTGAGTTTGATGGGTCATCATTAGCCCTAATTAAAGACCAGGTGGTCTTATTGCCAAAAGAACATACTGGTTGCTGCTACTAGTGAGAATTAGCAGTGTATGAACAGGCAAAATTTAAATctaataatcataataatttgtTAGGTTTGCTACTGCACagtcatgaaagaaaaatgatgcCTGTGAAGAATAAGTGTCAGATGAGCGGTGTTTGAGCTGCCCACCTGCACCAGGGCACTGGTGCTTTCTGTACATGCTCAGCTCAGCAAACACCCAAGGGACACTACACGTGTTAGCTTGGAAATTCTTTGATTAGGGGACCTCTGATTGACTGACAAGGAAGAACTAGGAATTACTACTTACACAGGAATTCTGCAGATACTTCCCATCAGGCTGGGTTTCAGAAATATTAGCACTTATGTCAAACACAGAGTACCCAGGGGACATCTCCAGGATACACCTACTTCAATTCTCTCTGaccattttcaaaatatatttacattatcTCTACCTAATGCTCTTCTGCTGAAATCAACTGCACTTAGACCCATAAAGTGGGAAGAAGATACTTCTGTTTTCCATGGCCTTGGGAATGCCAATTACTGCAATAGTTCTATGGAGCCTTCAGTAACTGAACATGTTATTATGAGCAGGCTGAGGCCAGGGGGTCCCACCACACAGCAGCTACAGGAAGGTAAGAACTCCTCTTCCTCTGAATTCTCCACTTGCTGTCTGCAAGTCAAAAGACTCTCTgcctttcagtatttttttttttactggtattgaaataatttcattaccTTGAGGGGAAACAGCGAGGTCCAGGTATAAAGGAAGGGTGGCAAAATGTAAACTGAGGAGCTCCTCCAAACAAACTGTCTGGTTGTCCAATGGGAGCAGGCACATAGGCAGGTGAAGGAATAAAAGGGGTAGCCTGGGGAAGAGCTATGCCTCtaggaaaaacagaaatcccTGGGATCTCACTGTTAGAGACAGAAAACCTGCCACTAGTGCTGCTGATGTTACTTGGGTTTCTGTTGCTGAAGCTCTCAGCGAAAACGGGTGCAGGTCTCTTCAGGGAGAAATTGAGCCCAGGTGACACAAAAGCTTCTGTCTGAGCAGGTTCAGCAAAGTGCTGTGATGAAACTACAGGGCGCAGGGGCAGGGTTGGAACTGCAACAGCCACTGATGTGGTGCTTGCAGCCGTGGTCTGGAAAAGGGTCATGGGCCCAGTGTGCTGGATGGAAGAAGCTGGCAGACAGATGGCAGGAGACTCACCTTCAGGAAACAAAAGAGTTATTTATCAGACATGAGCAGAGAGTTCTGATAAACAGCATCACAGCAAACCACAGCACTTCCACATAGAGACAGAGAATTTCTTCAGAAACTTTCCTGGCAATTCACCCTCATGTCATACAGATCGTGTGTTCTGACAAATGGGTTTGGAGCCCACACATTCAAGTTTCGTTCCAGAGAAACccaagggaggaaggaaggaagtggCTAATGAGGGTCTATTGGTCTGTgaggctgtgtcttgtcctaCTAAGGCCCCACAATGGAGTGGGGCTCAGAATACCTCACAAGTCTACAGTGTGAAAGGAGCCAAATTATAACAAATCTGTGCGCACCCTAATCTACAATATATTTCCTTATTTCATCAATAAATATACCCACTACataattttactttgaaatgttttgcaGAGCACAAACTTCAATGGACACTCTCAAATCCCACCTCAACAGGGTTGCCTTTAcagggaaatatttcaaaacacattGCATAGAAATTTGCAAACATAACTAACTCGAAACTTCACCAGAACAAAGCTGAGTATTCTTTTGCTTTAATATCTCTGAGTATCACCACACAGCATAATCAggcatttcattttcttgtcaCATTGCAAACGAAGCAGCCCTTTCCAGGATGCTTAAAGAGGAAAATGCCACTGCCTGGATCTGAGCTATTTGCTGTTGAAATCCACTATCCATGCACTGACAGAGCCAGAGCTCTTTCTCTAAGGAATATGCAGATGAGTTCTTACACTGGTCCGGGGGCTCTCATACTATTTCACTGCCAGTGTGGACTTTTTGTAAAAAGAAGAATCCTTCCAGGGTATCTGTGAGGTGGAGACCAAACAAGGGAAAGAAGCAGCTGTAGCTTAACATCTTAAGTAAAAAGGAAGTGTTGGTAAATAATGACAGCTtgtctgggcaacctgtgccagggcttcaccaccctcacagcaaagtTTCTTCCCAATActtaatctaaacctactctctttcagtttgaagccattcctcctgGCCCTGTCACTACCTGCTCTTGTAAATATGAACTCTTACTGGAACAaggaaattctgaatttttaaaataattcactaCTGAAAACTCACAGACTGGACGTCCAATACTGTTCTTAATGTTGGAGTTGACAAAAGAGTAAGTAGGTGATGAGAAGGGCAGGGTGCCAGCTGGATTTGCAGTCATGGTACTCTGGGAATTGCCCGAAAatgcagcagagccaggtggTGGAGAacacttctttttgtttggcTGATAAACCCAACCTGtcagagatgaaaaaaagatGCAGACATCCAACATTTTGGATGGTTTCATTATTTATCTAAAGCTACGTTATCTGTAATTCTGAAGGATCTGATAAGACAAGTCCAAAATCTGCTCCTTCAGGCAATAGCAATGCTCCACTTGTTTTGGTGAACTGGAAATGGGGAATTTTACCAGGAATGGAAATGAAATGTTTGGGTATTGTTTAGAAGTTACCAAGTAGTAGCTGCTTGTGAGAAGAAGAAATATCAAACACTGGGAAGTGATGTGGCCCAGCTGAGGAAACCACACGAAGCAGAACATGACACTTACTGTATCACGGACTTTTAGTGTGGAGGAAAGCCATGACTATTCAAAATGTGGTCTTTCCTCATTGTTTCCTTAACCCTTTGAGTCTCACACATATCTGCAGGTTACAAGACACAACAGAAAATGTGACCCACTGGGAACCCTGGATAGATTTTAGAAGAGCATGTTTACTTTTGCCCCAAACTCTAACAGACATAAGAATATATTATGAATTTACACTGAGCTGCTTGATTTCTTACACAGGTTAACTCTTAATGCAACTTTaaagaaacaccttttttttttgaaaggtgCAAGGAAAGAGGGAGAGTGATGCTCTTTTCCTTGTTTATGACAGATTAGCAAGATCATGAACAAGCAGCATTATGtcaacagagagagaaagaatcACACCTGGTACCtcaacagctttttaaaagtgtTACTTATGTTCTGTTATTTTCTGGATAAATGAATCTGTTAAGGGTACAAATTTTAACACTTGACAAAGGGTTGAGAAACCATTTTCACACCATTATTTGGGAAACTCAAGACTACATGTTGAAGAATCCCACAGAATACAATGCTGTTTGTGCTTCCTGTGACATTTCCCTTTCCTGCTTTTAAGGAATGGATGCATGTGTCACCACAGGCCACCTGGGCAGCTGTTTCTGGAGCAAGGAAACTGATGCAGCAGGCCACGTTCACAACAAACACTCTCTGGCCATTAGACTACTAAAGCATTCAGAAGAGCTGTTGTAGTTGCAGTGTTCTAAGCACCAGCATTTTGGATGCCTAAAAAAATTCATAGTTTCAAGCACACAGAAGGACTGTGTGCTtgaaatatctgtattttcttttctatctctATTAATTGCTAAAATGCGAGAAATCATTTTTCCAAAAAGCCCTGCACTTCTAAAGCATTCAGGTAAATAACTTAAGATGTTTACCaggaaattcctccctgtgcctcagttttattttgtttgcttcctCATAATACGGCTGTTTCTGCTCTTCAGTGAGTTTGCTCCACTCCAGGCCGAGCTGAACACTGATCTCTGCATTGTTGGCACCTGGGTTGGCTTTGGCCACAGCAGCCCTGTGGATCCGGGCCCACACCATGAATGCATTCATGGGACGCTTCACACGGCCGCTTTTGGTCTTGCTGAATGGAGTGTCTGGCATCCCTGTGTGCAACAAGGCAAGGGAAGATCATCACCTTCCAGGGAATACAGCAGgacacacacagcactgcaccCTGAGGGTATTTGGCAGCAGCACCACCGGAGCTTTGGAACACATGAAACTCCGTGCACATTTGGAGAGCAGTTCCTGCAAAACCCTCCACTGCCCTTCACTGACTGCACGATGAATCAGTTACTAGGCTTTTGTTACATATTTTttgttgccaaaaaaaaaaataaaaaggaaaaaaaagaaaaaaaaagaaagaaaagaaacagggaCTGCTAACACACTGGTTTGGATTTCAGCTGGCTCATTTTCTTATGAATTTATAAACTAATTGTTGTATAGCACAGACCACATGACTGCAAATTAATTATCACCACCAGAACTTTGTAACCAAAGTCCTAAGGATGCAGGGACTAGCAGTAAGGATGGTGAGGCTGCTTAGTCCCACATATGTGCAGTCCCTGCCTTTTCAactgtggggtttgggtttcTGCTTGAgttttgttgggcttttttaatatacttctcttttttaatttttttggattGGACCCTCATTTTGTTGGAGGAACCTGTGTTCCCAAATGATTGTTACATGATACTTGGCTTTGGCTCTTTGTAAACACAGGCTGCATTTAAATTGTCTGGCAACATGATGAATCCACAAGCCCCTTAAAACTGATCCCTGAGGAAGCAATTTCCTCCTAGAAAAGGCTTAGAATTTAACTCTTTCCTATATCATCTTGGGTTAACTCTACCACCTTTAGGTTAACTCTGACACTTATCATTGATAAAGGGAAAAAGTCTTTAAGACCTTACTTAAGTAATTAATTTTCGAAGTCTAGATATTAAAAAAAGCTTCTAATATAGATGTTTCAAAATGCTCTTAACATGTCCAGATTTTTCAGAGGTATAAGAGTACTTTATAGCTTTAAAAACCAAGCAGATTCCTGACCCTCAAACTGCAATCACAACTCAAGCATAATTCTGAGCACTGTCCTAAGGGGTTTCATGCAGACAGGGAGCAATGTGGCAAAACTGCCTTGATTGTAacaaaccactgcagagctctgtgctcctgtgctTTTGTGTCTTAAACTGTGCACGAGTTGTGCTAAACCCAGGCTACTTAAATGAATGGTTTTCTAACACGACCTTTCCACCTGTGTTCTCCTGCCTGATAACCTGTCACCTGTGTGCCACCCTGCAAACTCTCTGAGCATAATACCTGAATCCGAGGGAAGGACTGTGAGGGGAACGTTTTTTGTTTCAATCTTTGGCCGCTGCAGTAGAGGCTGCAATTGAACTGGCATTTGTTTTACCGGCCCTGGAGCCACATGCATCAGCTGCGAGGGCAGAGGGCCTTGCAGCTGTACGTGGGACCTGGAAGGTAAGGACTGAAACAAGACCGGGATATTCTGATCTTCAGGAGGGTTCCCAAGCTCGCACAGGGATGCAGCCGGGGCATCGCTCTTCTCCACCTTCAGCGGGCGAGCCTCATAGGCCAGGTTGGATCGCTCCGTTTGGACGACAGCTCTTCTCCAGGGCTTATGCCCAGTTTGCTCCAGGATCTTCTCCTCGTTCTGGCGGTCACCGTTGCCCCTTTCATGGTCGCTTTCTCTCCCGATCGCATTCCGGGCCTCCTTCTCAACCGCCGGCGGAGCCGAGATGCACCTGCTCTTCTTCGCCGCTCCTTCGCTGCGCGGGGGCCGGCCCGGGTGCTCCGGCACCGGAACGCGCAGCCCTCCGAGGGGCCCCGTCACCTCCCTGTGCCCGGGGGGCGAGGCGGGGCTCTCCCGGGCGCGGAAGCGGCAGTGCCTGACCCCGCGCTCCATCGCTCCGCTGCCGCTcctcggccgccgccgccgttACGCCAACGCTCCCCGCGGCCCGCGCACCGAACCCGCATCCCGCACCAACCGCGGGGCGCGCGCCgagccccagccccgccggcTCGGTCGCGCTGTGCCCCCGTCCCGCGCCCACCGGTGGAGCGGCCCCGACCGCCCATCCCGTGCTCGTCGCTCGGCGCGCTCGGGCCGGGGCGCACGggcccccggccccggctccgctCCCCGCAGCCTCCATGGGCGCCGTTGCCGGAGCCGCCCCGCGCTCCGCCCGCCGGCTCCGCCCGCCCTCCGCCGGCACCGCCGAGCGCTGCTCCGGGCCGCCCAGAAGGGCTCGGCGCTGCTCTTTCCGCTTCCGTGCCGGTCATGCTGCGCTGCTGCCGGGCGGCCGCGGCCATCGCTGCCCGCTGCTCTCCGGCATCCCCGCGGGGCCTCGCCATGGCCAAGAGCAAGTTCGAGTACGTGCGGGACTTCGAGGCGGACGACGCGGTCCTGCCCAACTGCTGGATCGTGGTGCGGCTGGACGGCCGCAACTTCCACAGGTGCGGGCGGGTGCGGGCTGAGAGCGCCGTGCCGACAGCAGGGTTCTGCCTGCTGCCCCGGGCTGTTGCTGACCGGGCTGTGCGGGATTAGAGATCCTCGTGTCCCCCATCGGCCTCTCCAGGGCACGGAATTCCACCGGGATTTTGTTTTCACGGGAGGCTTCAGAGGCGGGTGGTAGGGAATGGTCCCAGTAGGGAAATGGTTCCGGTGCCTTGGgtgtgctggggagggacagcagctgctgtacagCGGTGTGTATTGGTGTTTGGAGTCAGTGGCTGTGTGGCATTCACCTTAGGATAAATGGGGCAGAGTTCCCTCTGCTGATAGACAACAGGGGTTCTTGCTGGGACATCATCTCTGATTTTGGTAAAGCTCTTGAATTTTGACAACTTTATTGGTAATGTTGTCCTTACTGGACTGAATACTAAAGAGACCCTGTGAGGAAGGGGGTTTTCAGAAAGTAGTATTTGTTATCCATTTCCAATTAATATACATAAACCAGCTGCTTTGAAAGTCTGGTTAGGGTCAGATACTTGTGGGAAAAAGAATGGGTTATCCAGAGTGGATAATGAGGATTTTTGTTCCCACTTTTCAAACCTGGAGGGAATTCTTTCACCAGTATTGACAAAATCAATATTCGTATAAAGCAAATGTGAGGAAAATGAATGGGTTAGCATTTTTGGTAGCTTTTTAAGGGATTCTTATGCAACCATTTTTGCTTTGAAGGTTTTCTGAGCAGCATGAATTCAAAAAGCCAAATGATGACCGTGCTCTGCACTTGATGACCAAGTGTGCCCAAACAGTGATGCAAGAACTGGAGGATATTGCTATTGCTTATGGACAGAGTGATGAAtatagttttgttttcaaaaagaagAGCAGGTGGTTTAAAAGAAGAGCAAGGTAACAGCTGCTTTGATACTGAAGTGAACTTGTTTTTTAGCATCTCTTTATAATTATTCTTCAGACTTGCCTTTACCTACACACAGAGGTTAGGAGGAGGGCTGGTGCTTAGACTGCAGTTAGTTCAGGTTTTTCACGTGGATTCTTTTCATGTGATCTTTCAGGAAAATATGTTCA from Cinclus cinclus chromosome 14, bCinCin1.1, whole genome shotgun sequence encodes:
- the SOX30 gene encoding transcription factor SOX-30 gives rise to the protein MERGVRHCRFRARESPASPPGHREVTGPLGGLRVPVPEHPGRPPRSEGAAKKSRCISAPPAVEKEARNAIGRESDHERGNGDRQNEEKILEQTGHKPWRRAVVQTERSNLAYEARPLKVEKSDAPAASLCELGNPPEDQNIPVLFQSLPSRSHVQLQGPLPSQLMHVAPGPVKQMPVQLQPLLQRPKIETKNVPLTVLPSDSGMPDTPFSKTKSGRVKRPMNAFMVWARIHRAAVAKANPGANNAEISVQLGLEWSKLTEEQKQPYYEEANKIKLRHREEFPGWVYQPNKKKCSPPPGSAAFSGNSQSTMTANPAGTLPFSSPTYSFVNSNIKNSIGRPVCESPAICLPASSIQHTGPMTLFQTTAASTTSVAVAVPTLPLRPVVSSQHFAEPAQTEAFVSPGLNFSLKRPAPVFAESFSNRNPSNISSTSGRFSVSNSEIPGISVFPRGIALPQATPFIPSPAYVPAPIGQPDSLFGGAPQFTFCHPSFIPGPRCFPSSTFPLRAPFGYGNFSSSVPQCFGFYEERNQRQEVIFSTLDEDYRFRAYSEERLPENQHVCGSPEIVSCQSTCSEERVLSPLPQLDVEVVEEVLPSSPSTPSSTYIVNVTDSDEEEEVKFFQVL